The Musa acuminata AAA Group cultivar baxijiao unplaced genomic scaffold, Cavendish_Baxijiao_AAA HiC_scaffold_1090, whole genome shotgun sequence nucleotide sequence ACGGAACCTTCCAAACGAAAACGAGTGCCGTCGCCATCAGGCTCCAAGGAAAGCGCGTGGAAAGAGTCCAACGGTAGCGCAGTTTAGCAAGATGAATCCACCCTCCCCGGGGAAGTCTTCCCTTCACTCCTTTTTCATGTCGATCTGGAAGAAACCAATGACTGATGGCCTCGAAAGAGATAGATTCCCGAAATGTGGAGTAAATCAGGCTTATAACACAGAAGAAACTTGCATCACATTCAACCGGCCTTCCTTTGATTGCTGCGTCATGTCAATTTCGCATTCTTATCTTGACTGCCACATACGCTTTGTCGTACATTTTGTCCACCGTTGCAAAATAGAAGAGCCTCCAATCTTTCTTGAACAGCATGATCACGAACACACTCCATAAGCCGACCAAATATTCGGATTAGAGAGTCCCGTTGGGTGTGGAAGATGGCCGATGTGACGTGAGAAGCTTTAACTTCACCGGCGTAGCGGACCGGTGATGCTCCAGTAAATGTGGGGTGTCCCATCCGAAGACTAAGAGATATTATCCTATCGCCACTTGGAATTAGTCCAACCTAAATGATTTTAGTTTGTCGATGAGTGTGTCATTCGCAACGTGGTGGTATCTATCATGCTTACCTCCTAATAAGTGACGCgagatgataaataaaaatataacataaaaaaataaataaataaaacacaaataaaaatgaaaataagaagAATCAACGATGTTATTTATGAGTTCTTGGTGCCCAACACAAATAATTCAATAAGGATGGAAATAAATGTTACTTAATTACGTTTTATCGATAAGGACATTTCAAAAACCTATAGGATGTATGTAAATGGATGCagttatatatatttgtattacaTAAATAATTTCAGAAATCAATTTTCCTCGATGAGCTTCCCTTTCATCCTatcagaaatttgtcaaaaaaaaataaaatttaattttactaaTTTTCTAAATTATAGATCTTAAAAAATAAATGGCCACATTATAGACTTGAAATTtccaaataaattttatttgattttgaattttttttctcaaaaaacctTTCTTTCTACATGTTTCCCATCTTCAATGTCTCTTTTGATTgttaaaatcttttttttctttctttttggcatttgttattgttatcatTTCCTCCTTTGAGTTTTCTCTCTTTCATCATAATTTATGTCTTCGCTCTTATCATTCATCATAATTTTCaactttgtctactttcaaagctCTCTTACAAATATGTTCTTCGTTCTCCGTTACTCATCCTACTCCAAATTTATAGTCTTtcatttcattattattattttatttattatgatcatCTCTTTTTCCTCCCTCACCTTCGACATTTATTGCTTTGACTCATCATCATTTCAGCCTCATTTTCTTCTTTGTCCATCAAATCAATCCCTAAATTATATTCGTATGCAGTTTATCAATCATTATGTCATGACAAAAACAAGaatagatttattatcaaagattaAATCTTTGTGAaagcgaaacaactcaaaattaaTCGATAATACTCATCCAAAGGAGGACGTGACGATAACCTTGAACGCCACATCCCATATGAAAAGAGACACATATAACTGAGGAACATTtaggatattaaaaataaataaatattctaaAAATGAGGGTATCattgcaaaaataaaaataaagagagagatatttttagaaaaatcaccTTTGATTTTTCCTGGGCCTGAAAAATTattgaggttgaatttaatttcttatatatatatatatatatatatatatatatatatatatatatatatatatatatatatatatatatgtatgtgtgtgtgtgtgtgtgtgtgcacaggACTAATTTATAGTTAATGCATCAATGTCGGAAAACAACTTCTTTTACATATAATGCTGGAAGACCCATAGAGTAGTTGAACTTCTATATCAAACGTTTGTTTTTGCCAGATACGAATGCAGAACAACAAGTGCATGACTATCGAAACCTTTCGTGAAGCGAAGACTATGTAGGCTGCAGCAGCATGGAGAACACGGGCACCACAGCAGAGGAGGAGGACATTATAATGGTGAGAGCACAATCTGACGGATTCAGAGATTAATTCTACTATATTTCCATGGAACCGTCCAAACAAAAACGAGCGTCGTCGCCATCAGGCTGGAAGGGAAGCGCGTGGAATTAGTCCAACGGTCGTGCAGTTTAGTAAGATGAATCCACCCTCCCCGGGGAAGTCTTCCCTTCACTCCTTTTTCATGTCGATCTGGAAGAAAGCAATGATGACTGATGGCCTCGAAAGAGATAGATTTCCGAAATGTGGAGTAAATCAGGCTTATAACAAAAAAGAAACTTGCATCACATTCGACCGGCCTTCCTTTGATTGCTGCGTCATGTCAATTTCGCATTCTTATCCTGACTGCCACATACGCTTTGTCGTACATCTTGTCCACCGTTGCAAAATAGAAGAGCCTCCAATCTTTCTTGAAcagcatgacgacgaacacactCCATAAGCCGACCAAATATCCGAGCCCGGTACCAAAGTAAAATGACAGCACATGAGATCCTTGTTTGTACTCCTCTTCTGTCGAATCGACGTTGGGATCGTCGGAGCAACTCTTGGTCACCGGAGGACCACAGAGATGGACATTTCCGATATAAATGGATGCATCCTCCAGCGTCTGAAGTTGATTCCCCGATGGAATCGCTCCCGATAGATTGTTGTAAGACAGATTCAAGTGGTTCAGAGAATTCAGCGCCGAAAAGCTTTCAGGAATGACTCCGGATAACTTATTGAATGATAGGTCCAGAGTTTCCAATGACTTCATATCGCCCATTGTTTTCGGAATCATGCCTTCAAAACTATTTCTCGACAAATTCAATGTTTGAAGCGCAAAAAGAGAACCGATTTCCGGAGGAATCACTCCGCTCAGATCATTGTTCGAAAGATCTATGCTCTTCACAAATCGGAGAATGGTGGAGAAGCTGAACTCATCGCCCTTGGTAACCAGAGATATACTCTCGCTTGCCACGAAAGAGGATAacacaaaattcataatgttcgaAACCGTAGAAGCCATCGACTTCGACGCGGAGATCATCGCGCTGAAGTTGCCGAAAGAGTGCGGTACCGATCCCGATAGTCTGTTGTTGGAGAGATCGATGATTTGAAGATTACTAGATCGTCCAAGTTGCAGAGGAATATGGCCCGAAAACATATTTGAGCGCAGTAGGAGTACTTGCAGATTCCGTAAACTTTGTCCGATCCACGCTGGAATACTTCCCGAGAATTTGTTGTTGCCGAGATCAATGACAGCCAGCCGACTGCAATTTTTCAGCGACGAAGGAATACGTCCGAAGAGGCTGTTGTTGTTTAAGTGCAGGAACTGAAGGTTGCCCAAGTTTCCGATGGAGTCAGGAATCTTTCCTCGTAGCTTGTTGTTCGCCAGATTGACAAACAAAAGTTGTGATCCCTCCGGCCGACAACGCGGGATTTCTCCTGATATTTGATTGTTGGATAGATCAAGGGCATAAAGTTGCTGCAGGTCGCAGACGTAGGACGACGGTATGCTTCCATGAAGATAGTTGTGGGAGAGGAACAGGTAGCCCAACTGTGATGAGATGGTCGAGGGTAGCGATCCCGACAAAGAATTGCTGGACAAGTCCAGCGCTTGTAGGTTTGGTGGCAAAACAGGAATGCGACCTCGAAAGAGATTGGAGCTCAAATTCAAGAGCATCAAGGTGGCCATACTCTCCAAGGATGCCGGCAAAACTCCACCGATCTTATTGTGGGACAGATTTATGTCCATaatggtggaagaagaagaattccAAAACCAATCAGGCAGTGTGTCTTCGATGCTTGTGTTGGACAGATCAATATCAGTGAGGAATTCCTGAGAACGGAGCCACCTGGGAAACGCGGGACCCAAGTCACAGGTATCAACTTTGATGGATTGAAGTTGAAAAGGGGGCACCCAGTCGTGGTCGAATCGGATGGTCAAAGGGTTGGCGTAAGCGTACAGGGCGACCAACTCGGTTAGGTTCACGAAATGGAGTTCGGACATGGTGCCCTCCAGGGAGTTATCGGAGAGATCAAGGGTGGAAAGgtcggaaagcttgccgatcTCAACCG carries:
- the LOC135666399 gene encoding receptor-like protein EIX2, encoding MEAERDALLAFKAGILDPSRRLSSWRRPVDCCRWSGVVCDNTTGHVVQLNLQNAEAYYDNSTVLGGEIGPSLLSLTHLRRLNLTQNDFGGARIPKFLGSFGRLRYLDLSYSNFGGAIPPQLGNLSTLRYLRLSSYNLRIDAGDDLQWLSRLSSLTFLQMNFVNLSTASPDWLRAVNQLPSLQQLYLSGCGLTALPDSLSRVNLTALTTLDLRGNFFNSTFPSWLFELRSLSYLAISNSELYGTVPAGFGNLTRLAQLDLSGNSLSGSIPVDLWSLASLTTLDLSHNSFTSPLLPQIGNTTSLSQLNLVQCFLVGSIPAEIGRLTSLTELRLSGNSLSGRIPAEIGNLSSVTQLDLGHNSLSGLIPVEIGKLSDLSTLDLSDNSLEGTMSELHFVNLTELVALYAYANPLTIRFDHDWVPPFQLQSIKVDTCDLGPAFPRWLRSQEFLTDIDLSNTSIEDTLPDWFWNSSSSTIMDINLSHNKIGGVLPASLESMATLMLLNLSSNLFRGRIPVLPPNLQALDLSSNSLSGSLPSTISSQLGYLFLSHNYLHGSIPSSYVCDLQQLYALDLSNNQISGEIPRCRPEGSQLLFVNLANNKLRGKIPDSIGNLGNLQFLHLNNNSLFGRIPSSLKNCSRLAVIDLGNNKFSGSIPAWIGQSLRNLQVLLLRSNMFSGHIPLQLGRSSNLQIIDLSNNRLSGSVPHSFGNFSAMISASKSMASTVSNIMNFVLSSFVASESISLVTKGDEFSFSTILRFVKSIDLSNNDLSGVIPPEIGSLFALQTLNLSRNSFEGMIPKTMGDMKSLETLDLSFNKLSGVIPESFSALNSLNHLNLSYNNLSGAIPSGNQLQTLEDASIYIGNVHLCGPPVTKSCSDDPNVDSTEEEYKQGSHVLSFYFGTGLGYLVGLWSVFVVMLFKKDWRLFYFATVDKMYDKAYVAVRIRMRN